CTTCAACGTCGACGGCACCGTCGACCTGGCCGACTTCGGTCGGCTGCGTTCGGGCTTCGGTTCCAGCTCGCTCTTCAGCCAGGGCAATGCCAACGGCGACGGCAACGTCGACCTGGCCGACTTCGGCATCCTGCGGGCGAACTTCGGCTTCAACGCCAACGACGAATCGCTGTTCGCCTGAGCCGACCGGACCTCAGGAGGTTGAATTTGCAACACCGTCCCCGGCCCGCCGCGTTCTCGCGGCGGGCCGGCTTCGTGCGCAGTGGTTCGTTGCCTCCGACGCTCATTGCCGGTTTACTGCCCAACATGGCCAAGAAAACCAGCAAGCGCGCAGCCGATCCCTACGCCCCGGATCCGAAGATGAAGTTCACCTTCGGCCTCTGGACCGTCGGCCATGTCGGCGGCGATCCGTTCGGCAGCCCGACCCGGCACAAAAAAAACGTCACCGAACTCTGCGACCTCCTCGGCGAGGCCGGGGCGTTCGGCGTGAACTTCCACGACAACGACCTCATCCCCATTGACGCCACCGCCTCCGAAGCCGACGCCATCAAGAAGGACTTCAAAAAGGCCCTTCGTGCTAACGGCCTGAAGGTGCCGATGGCGACGACCAACCTCTTCACGCATCCGTGCTTCAAGGACGGCGCTTTCACCAGCAACGACGCCCGCGTCCGCAGCTATGCGATCCAGAAGACCATGCGGGCGATGGACCTCGGTGCCGAGTTCGGTGCCAAGACGTATGTTTTCTGGGGCGGACGAGAGGGGACAGAGTCGGACGCGACCAAGGACCCGACCGAAAGCATCAAACGCTTCCGCGAGGCGATCAACTTCCTGTGCGCGTACAGCAAAGACCAGGGTTATGGCTACAAGTTCGCCTTCGAAGCCAAGCCCAACGAGCCGCGCGGCCACATCTACTTCGCCGTCACGGGCAGCTATCTCGCGCTCATCCCGACGCTCGACCACCCCGAGATGTGCGGCGTGAACCCGGAGGTCGCCCACGAGCACATGGCAGGGCTGAACTTCGTGCACCACGTCGGGCAGGCACTCGAAGCCGGGAAGCTCTTCCACATCGATCTCAACGACCAGGAGTTCGGCCGCTACGACCAAGACTTCCGTTTTGGCAGCGCGAACCTGAAGCATGCGTTCTTCCTCGTGAAGCTGCTCGAAGACCACAAGTACCGCGGCCCACGGCACTTCGACAGTCACGCCTATCGCCAGTCCGGCTACAAGGACGTCCTGGCCTTCGCCAAGGGCAGCATGCGGACGTACATGATCCTGGCCGACAAAGCTCGTCGCTGGAACGAAGACCGCGAGATTCAGCGGCTGATCCGGCAGATCAATGTGAGCGATGCCTCTTCAAGACTGACGAAGCGGTTCAGTAAGACGAACGCGAAACAGCTCATGGCCACCGACTTCCGGCGCGAAGCGCTGGGTGCTGTCGACTTGCCATACGAGCGGTTGGATCAGCTGACGACGGAGATCCTGATGGGGGTTCGGTAGCAGCGGCTGTAGCTGCTGACGCGGAAGGCGAGGATGTTCTGTGGACGCGGAATGGATGATTTGTTGCGACTGCGCCGATGGTGCCCTAGGTTCATGGACCGAAAATGGGGATTCGGCATCGCCGGGAGGGTCCCGACCGATGACCGACCACACCGACCGTTCTCTTTTTTCAAGGACAAGACTGATGCGCAACATTGCGAGCAAGTTCCTGGCTACCGCCGCTCTGGGCACCGCCGCTGTCGCCGGCACCGGCTGCTACGCCGGCTCAGGCGTTGGCGTCGCGTACGCCCCTGGCTTCCTCTACTCCGAC
The Planctomycetota bacterium DNA segment above includes these coding regions:
- the xylA gene encoding xylose isomerase → MAKKTSKRAADPYAPDPKMKFTFGLWTVGHVGGDPFGSPTRHKKNVTELCDLLGEAGAFGVNFHDNDLIPIDATASEADAIKKDFKKALRANGLKVPMATTNLFTHPCFKDGAFTSNDARVRSYAIQKTMRAMDLGAEFGAKTYVFWGGREGTESDATKDPTESIKRFREAINFLCAYSKDQGYGYKFAFEAKPNEPRGHIYFAVTGSYLALIPTLDHPEMCGVNPEVAHEHMAGLNFVHHVGQALEAGKLFHIDLNDQEFGRYDQDFRFGSANLKHAFFLVKLLEDHKYRGPRHFDSHAYRQSGYKDVLAFAKGSMRTYMILADKARRWNEDREIQRLIRQINVSDASSRLTKRFSKTNAKQLMATDFRREALGAVDLPYERLDQLTTEILMGVR